A stretch of the Nicotiana tabacum cultivar K326 chromosome 6, ASM71507v2, whole genome shotgun sequence genome encodes the following:
- the LOC107791986 gene encoding putative inactive receptor kinase At2g26730, translating to MIPVTKWVILSIFFHMLLVLSNSETFEVRQALVKFMNEISLGNISKDVNFGWNLSSDPCTNNWEGIACDTGNQHVKHIVLDQKNLTGILDAASVCEATSLAVLSLNENKIIGLLPQEISNCRRLTHLYLHGNKFSGSLPSSLSRLNNLKRLVLSDNAFSGQLPDMSRISGLLTFLAERNQLTGQIPNFDFSNLVDFNVSYNNLTGPVPDVKDHFDSNSFLGNPGLCGVPLSNTCPPSPSPPPPPVSKKKKISFLIYLGYAILGLIIIFLLALKLFKCIRKKKSKSTALKDQTKNNSPGESKAPGNRSEYSITSPENSMFSASFEILSSPMANKLRFEDLLRAPAELIGKGRHGSVYKVKADGGVTLVVKRIRGWNISKDDIKKRMHGIHRMKHPHVLPLIAFYSSKQEKLIVYKYQQNGNLFKHLHSSQGSQTFDWASRLGIAASVAEALAYMHEGLQNDDIPHGNLKSTNILLNEDMEACISEYGLMVNNQDQSFVVQSDHSIREDDSVAISARNAFKMDVYSFGVILLELLTGKPVQASGNDLARWVNSVVREEWTGEVFDKSLIRDGANEERMINLLQVALKCINPSPDARPNMKEVALIINSIKEDDEKSLSIFSSEV from the exons ATGATTCCAGTTACAAAATGGGTAATCTTGAGCATATTCTTTCACATGTTATTAGTACTGTCAAATTCAGAAACTTTCGAAGTGAGACAAGCACTGGTCAAGTTCATGAACGAGATTTCTCTTGGAAATATCTCAAAAGATGTAAACTTTGGATGGAATTTATCATCTGATCCCTGTACAAACAATTGGGAGGGCATAGCTTGTGATACAGGAAATCAACATGTAAAACACATCGTTCTTGATCAGAAGAATCTCACTGGAATTCTTGATGCTGCTTCTGTCTGTGAGGCTACTTCCCTTGCTGTACTAAGCTTGAATGAGAACAAAATTATTGGACTTTTACCACAAGAAATATCCAACTGCAGGCGTCTCACACACTTGTATTTGCATGGAAATAAATTCTCAGGCAGTCTTCCAAGCTCTCTTTCGCGATTAAACAATTTGAAAAGGCTTGTTCTTTCAGACAATGCCTTCTCAGGGCAGCTACCTGATATGTCAAGAATCTCAGGGTTGCTAACTTTTTTGGCTGAAAGAAACCAGCTAACAGGGCAAATACCAAATTTCGATTTTTCCAATCTTGTAGATTTCAATGTCTCCTACAATAATTTAACTGGTCCAGTTCCTGATGTCAAGGACCATTTTGATTCCAACAGTTTTTTGGGTAATCCTGGATTATGTGGAGTGCCATTGTCAAACACATGTCCACCATCGCCATCGCCACCTCCTCCTCCAGTTTctaagaagaagaaaatctcatTCCTTATCTATCTTGGCTATGCTATTCTTGGGTTGATTATCATATTTCTACTTGCATTAAAGCTTTTTAAGTGCATCAGGAAGAAAAAGAGCAAGAGTACTGCTCTAAAGGATCAGACCAAGAACAATAGCCCTGGTGAGTCAAAGGCTCCTGGAAACAGGTCAGAATATTCAATAACATCTCCAGAAAACTCAATGTTCTCAGCATCTTTTGAAATCCTTTCAAGTCCTATGGCTAACAAATTGAGATTCGAGGATTTGCTTCGAGCTCCTGCTGAACTGATTGGTAAAGGAAGACATGGAAGTGTTTACAAGGTCAAAGCTGATGGAGGAGTAACATTGGTAGTAAAGAGGATCAGAGGTTGGAATATTTCGAAAGATGATATCAAGAAGAGGATGCATGGAATACATAGAATGAAGCATCCTCATGTGTTGCCCCTTATTGCTTTCTACAGTTCCAAGCAAGAGAAGCTAATAGTTTACAAGTACCAACAGAATGGCAATCTCTTCAAGCATCTCCATT CCTCTCAGGGCAGCCAAACATTCGACTGGGCGAGCAGACTAGGCATTGCGGCCAGTGTAGCAGAGGCCTTAGCTTACATGCATGAAGGCCTTCAGAATGATGATATTCCTCATGGAAACTTGAAATCCACCAATATTTTGCTGAACGAAGACATGGAAGCCTGTATCAGCGAGTATGGTCTAATGGTCAACAATCAAGACCAGTCATTTGTTGTTCAAAGCGATCATAGCATCAGAGAAGATGATTCGGTTGCAATTAGTGCACGTAACGCTTTCAAGATGGATGTTTATAGTTTTGGAGTGATTCTTCTTGAATTGCTCACAGGAAAGCCTGTTCAGGCTAGTGGAAATGATTTGGCTAGGTGGGTAAATTCAGTGGTTAGAGAGGAATGGACTGGGGAAGTTTTCGACAAGTCCCTTATTAGAGATGGTGCAAATGAAGAAAGAATGATCAATCTGTTGCAAGTTGCTCTCAAATGCATAAATCCATCACCAGATGCAAGGCCAAACATGAAGGAAGTTGCTTTAATCATCAATTCTATTAAGGAAGATGACGAGAAATCCTTGTCCATATTCAGCAGTGAGGTCTGA
- the LOC107795505 gene encoding RING-H2 finger protein ATL46-like, with translation MSRISPILLLVIVVVAVLFFVFGLLHLLIRYCLKMPSFSSLSHSNRIPESSSSQALQRQLQQLFRQHDSGLDQSIIDTLPVFLYKDIMGLKEPFDCAVCLCEFSEHDKLRLLPLCSHAFHIHCIDTWLLSNSTCPLCRGVITSGISMGNSLFSSNYESREHWNFHLEDGIRQSHKPGVLMQENVGEMRVFSVRLGKYKNVNEGSENYEDKSQGEISSSNLNARRCFSMGSFQYVVGDSELQIALPNVKILKAKCENNNFGATTVTEGKKISARTKGESFSVSKIWLWSKKGNSSSSSETNVGGLSLNLDIPITNRTQFV, from the coding sequence ATGAGCAGAATCAGCCCAATTCTCCTGTTGGTAATAGTAGTTGTTGctgttttattttttgtctttGGTCTTCTTCATCTTCTGATTAGGTATTGTTTAAAGATGCCTTCTTTTTCATCACTTTCTCATTCCAATAGAATCCCAGAATCAAGTAGTTCTCAGGCTCTACAAAGGCAGCTTCAACAGCTCTTTCGGCAACATGATTCTGGTTTAGACCAATCTATCATTGATACTCTGCCTGTGTTTTTGTATAAGGATATTATGGGGTTGAAGGAGCCATTTGATTGTGCTGTTTGTTTATGTGAATTTTCAGAACATGACAAACTCAGATTGCTCCCTTTGTGTAGTCATGCTTTTCACATCCATTGTATAGACACATGGCTCTTATCAAACTCAACTTGTCCTTTATGTAGAGGTGTAATTACTTCAGGAATTTCTATGGGAAACTCCTTGTTTAGCTCTAATTATGAGTCAAGAGAACATTGGAATTTCCATTTGGAAGATGGAATTAGACAGAGTCACAAGCCAGGAGTACTCATGCAAGAAAATGTTGGAGAAATGAGAGTTTTCTCAGTTAGATTAGGTAAGTACAAAAATGTAAATGAAGGGAGTGAAAATTATGAAGACAAAAGTCAAGGGGAAATTAGCAGCAGCAATTTGAATGCAAGGAGATGTTTCTCAATGGGTTCATTTCAATATGTGGTTGGTGATTCAGAATTGCAGATAGCTTTGCCCAATGTGAAGATTCTCAAAGCTAAGTGTGAGAACAACAATTTTGGGGCTACTACAGTAACAGAAGGAAAAAAGATCAGTGCTAGGACTAAAGGAGAGAGCTTCTCTGTTTCAAAGATTTGGCTTTGGTCTAAGAAAGGCAATTCCTCAAGTTCTTCAGAAACAAATGTTGGTGGACTATCTCTTAATCTTGATATTCCCATTACAAACAGAACTCAGTTTGTGTAA